One segment of Thermoanaerobacter kivui DNA contains the following:
- a CDS encoding M50 family metallopeptidase produces the protein MKFRGIEVKIHFSTFAFALLLIATGFIKELIAIFATVFVHECGHIYIAKKLKVEVLQVNIYPFGGIALLDSIVFIRPDLEVLVALAGPMSNIFFAFFGEFISQVLQIDMDYFIKASIAMAFFNLLPGLPLDGGRVLKSVLSYFISLRSAIATAVFSSYAISLVMLYLLLKGIFNWKLNVVYAFLSVLLVVAANKEKKASAFLQMRDLFRKKTEFYKKGLMGVHHIAVLEKETIANVIKSFIPAKYHVIIILDDKFREKYRITETQLFEYAVEHGLYLPIGEIIK, from the coding sequence ATGAAATTTAGAGGGATTGAAGTAAAAATACATTTTTCTACTTTTGCATTTGCATTACTCTTAATTGCAACGGGATTTATAAAAGAATTAATTGCTATTTTTGCTACAGTTTTCGTTCACGAATGTGGACACATTTATATTGCCAAGAAACTAAAAGTAGAGGTGCTACAAGTCAATATCTATCCTTTTGGAGGAATTGCTCTTTTGGACAGCATAGTGTTTATAAGACCAGACTTAGAAGTGTTAGTTGCACTGGCAGGACCTATGTCCAATATTTTTTTTGCTTTTTTTGGAGAATTCATTTCACAAGTTTTACAAATAGACATGGATTATTTTATAAAAGCTAGTATTGCAATGGCTTTTTTTAATCTACTGCCAGGGCTTCCTTTGGATGGAGGACGGGTTTTAAAAAGTGTTTTGTCATATTTTATTAGCCTAAGAAGTGCTATTGCGACTGCTGTTTTTTCTTCCTATGCTATTTCTCTCGTTATGTTATATCTTCTTCTAAAAGGCATATTCAATTGGAAGCTAAATGTTGTTTATGCTTTTTTATCGGTGTTATTAGTAGTCGCGGCAAATAAAGAGAAAAAGGCATCAGCTTTTTTGCAAATGAGAGATCTTTTTAGGAAAAAAACAGAGTTCTACAAAAAAGGATTGATGGGGGTACATCATATAGCAGTATTAGAAAAGGAGACAATTGCAAATGTTATAAAAAGTTTTATACCTGCTAAATACCATGTTATAATAATATTAGACGACAAATTTAGGGAAAAATATAGAATAACCGAGACTCAGCTTTTTGAATATGCGGTAGAACATGGATTGTATTTACCAATTGGTGAGATTATAAAATGA
- a CDS encoding TIGR03960 family B12-binding radical SAM protein yields MNNLKDKIDALLMKVSKPTRYTGGELNSSIKNPEEVKVRFAFAFPDVYEVGMSHLGLRILYHLLNKREDVYCERVFAPWLDMEKLMRENDIPLFSLETKTTLDKFDFIGFTLQYELSYTNVINMLNLAGIPILSRDRKGLPFVIAGGPCAYNPAPLSDVIDFFVMGEGEEVINEIIDAYIDWKKRGGEREEFLQIVSQIKGVYVPKYYMEVYNQDGTIKEIRPIKKGVPEKVKKRIVKDFGNVYHPEEQIVPFMDIVHDRIMLEIFRGCTRGCRFCQAGMIYRPVREKSKEKILDLADKLIKSTGYEEISLTSLSTCDYSQIEDLVKKLIDKYRDKGVGVSIPSTRVDAVSINLLKEIQKVRKTGLTLAPEAGTQRLRDVINKGVTEEDLLVATKEAFSAGWTNVKLYFMIGLPTETMEDVEGIADLAYKVVDTYKQVKGNVKNLKVTISTSTFVPKPFTPFQWVGQDGIKSIMDKQDLLKKRLKSKVLKYNWHNPYMSFLEAVISRGDRKVGKAIIKAWEKGCKFDGWEEYLNYDKWEEAFKEVGVNPHFYANRERSLEEVFPWDVIDVGVDKRYLIREYKKSQEGRITPDCRLYCTGCGVKDFDEGVVCFEASKK; encoded by the coding sequence ATGAATAACTTAAAGGATAAAATAGATGCTTTGCTTATGAAAGTAAGCAAACCTACAAGATACACAGGAGGAGAATTAAATTCTTCTATAAAAAATCCGGAGGAAGTCAAAGTAAGATTTGCTTTTGCTTTTCCGGATGTATATGAAGTGGGAATGTCTCATTTGGGGCTTAGAATTTTATACCATCTTTTAAACAAAAGAGAAGACGTATATTGTGAAAGGGTTTTTGCGCCATGGTTGGATATGGAAAAACTCATGAGGGAAAATGACATTCCTCTTTTTAGTTTAGAGACAAAAACCACATTAGATAAATTTGACTTTATAGGTTTTACTCTCCAGTATGAGTTAAGTTATACAAATGTAATAAATATGCTTAACTTAGCGGGTATTCCTATCCTATCAAGAGATAGGAAAGGGTTACCTTTTGTCATTGCTGGTGGACCCTGTGCTTATAACCCTGCTCCTTTATCTGACGTTATTGACTTTTTTGTAATGGGAGAAGGAGAAGAGGTCATAAATGAAATTATTGACGCTTATATAGATTGGAAGAAAAGAGGAGGAGAAAGAGAAGAATTTTTACAAATTGTTTCTCAAATCAAAGGAGTATATGTTCCTAAGTACTATATGGAAGTATACAATCAAGATGGAACAATAAAAGAGATAAGGCCTATTAAAAAAGGAGTGCCCGAAAAGGTAAAGAAAAGAATAGTTAAAGATTTTGGAAATGTGTATCATCCTGAGGAGCAAATTGTTCCTTTTATGGACATAGTTCACGATAGAATAATGTTAGAAATTTTTAGAGGATGTACTCGTGGTTGTAGATTTTGTCAAGCTGGCATGATATATAGGCCAGTGAGGGAAAAATCAAAGGAAAAAATTTTAGATTTAGCGGACAAGCTTATAAAATCTACAGGGTATGAGGAAATATCTTTAACTTCTTTAAGTACTTGTGATTATTCTCAAATTGAAGACTTAGTCAAAAAACTGATTGATAAATATAGGGATAAAGGAGTTGGAGTTTCTATACCCTCTACACGAGTAGACGCTGTATCTATAAATTTGTTAAAAGAAATACAAAAAGTTAGAAAAACAGGTCTTACTTTAGCACCAGAAGCTGGTACACAAAGACTTAGAGACGTAATTAATAAAGGGGTTACAGAGGAGGACCTTTTGGTAGCGACAAAAGAAGCTTTTTCTGCTGGATGGACTAATGTCAAGCTGTATTTCATGATAGGACTTCCTACAGAGACGATGGAGGATGTTGAAGGAATAGCCGATTTGGCTTATAAAGTTGTGGACACTTACAAGCAAGTAAAAGGTAACGTAAAAAATTTAAAAGTTACTATAAGCACTTCTACTTTTGTGCCTAAACCTTTTACGCCTTTCCAGTGGGTAGGGCAAGACGGCATTAAAAGCATAATGGACAAGCAGGATTTGCTTAAAAAGAGACTAAAAAGTAAAGTTTTAAAATACAACTGGCACAACCCTTATATGAGCTTTTTGGAAGCTGTCATATCGAGAGGGGATAGAAAAGTCGGAAAAGCTATAATAAAAGCCTGGGAAAAAGGATGCAAATTTGACGGATGGGAAGAATATCTTAATTATGACAAATGGGAAGAGGCTTTTAAGGAGGTAGGTGTAAATCCTCACTTTTATGCCAATAGAGAAAGAAGTTTAGAAGAAGTATTTCCATGGGATGTAATAGACGTTGGGGTGGATAAAAGATATTTGATTAGAGAATATAAAAAATCTCAAGAAGGAAGAATTACACCTGACTGCAGGCTCTATTGTACAGGTTGTGGAGTAAAGGACTTTGATGAGGGGGTAGTATGTTTTGAAGCGTCTAAGAAATAA
- a CDS encoding TIGR03936 family radical SAM-associated protein yields MKRLRNKYTKDERVKFISHLDLLRVFQRALRRADIKVAFSQGFNPHPKISFGPALVVGATTEGDYMDIDVEEDISPEEFRKKMNKVLPPGIEIVESYEVELNDALSTKIKGAEYILQVNVKKSIKDIQNKIEEFMKRDIIEIEKESKSGRKMVNIRPYVLELKVIEEAEDYFKFYIKLKLGEGAPNPLHLLKALNDYIGDLFDMDFYKLHRKNMILE; encoded by the coding sequence TTGAAGCGTCTAAGAAATAAATATACAAAAGATGAAAGAGTCAAATTTATTTCCCATTTAGACCTTTTGCGAGTATTTCAAAGGGCTTTGAGAAGAGCCGATATAAAAGTGGCTTTTTCACAAGGATTTAATCCCCATCCCAAAATTTCTTTTGGGCCTGCACTTGTGGTGGGAGCAACGACAGAAGGAGATTATATGGATATAGATGTGGAAGAAGATATTTCTCCTGAAGAATTCAGAAAAAAGATGAACAAAGTGTTACCACCTGGTATTGAAATTGTGGAAAGTTATGAGGTAGAATTAAATGATGCGCTTTCTACAAAAATAAAAGGAGCAGAGTATATTTTGCAAGTCAATGTTAAAAAAAGTATTAAAGATATTCAAAATAAAATAGAAGAATTTATGAAAAGAGATATAATTGAGATAGAAAAAGAGAGTAAAAGTGGCAGAAAAATGGTAAATATAAGACCTTATGTTTTGGAATTAAAGGTAATTGAAGAGGCAGAAGATTATTTTAAATTTTATATAAAATTAAAATTAGGAGAGGGAGCTCCTAATCCATTGCATTTATTAAAAGCTTTGAATGATTACATTGGAGACTTGTTTGATATGGACTTTTATAAACTTCACAGAAAAAATATGATTTTAGAATAA
- a CDS encoding Rne/Rng family ribonuclease, whose protein sequence is MKILKRLILDIDENLSQIALLENGKLKEYHPEKRDGKNILGNIYKGKIQNVLKGMQAAFVDIGIGKNAFLFSDDVLFQQENLPKSITQVLKPGQPIMVQVSKEAVGMKNPRVTANISLPGKYVVLMPNVDYVGISHRIEEEGERKRLQEIVKELKPDGMGIIVRTAALEATEQQMREDLDELIRLYEKIQKDFQNAPLPSLIYKEEDFAIKYLRDLLSDEVDEIVVNDKEEYENIKRYLKNVGKENISVTYEEGDLMGIYGADFQVEKLLEKKVWLKSGGFVIIDQTEALTVIDVNTGKYVGKSSLEETIYKTNLEAAEEIALQLKLRDIGGIIIIDFIDMKNENFRKDLLEFFKKELQKDRTKCSVLGYTQLGLVEMTRKRVRSQVGSYLKEKCPICEGEGMVYSTEYIYKRLRNNIERVLRHIKVRKIYIKGNDKVVKIAAEKEIVKFYKEKFNVDLEVVVDNNKKYGHFEIEFE, encoded by the coding sequence GTGAAAATTTTGAAAAGACTTATATTGGACATTGATGAAAATTTGAGTCAAATTGCTTTATTAGAAAATGGGAAGCTAAAGGAGTACCATCCAGAGAAAAGAGATGGAAAAAATATTTTGGGAAATATTTATAAAGGTAAGATTCAAAATGTTTTAAAAGGTATGCAGGCGGCCTTTGTAGATATTGGAATTGGTAAGAACGCTTTTTTATTTTCTGACGATGTGCTTTTTCAACAAGAAAATTTACCCAAAAGCATTACACAAGTTTTAAAACCAGGCCAACCAATAATGGTTCAAGTATCAAAAGAAGCAGTAGGCATGAAAAATCCCAGAGTGACCGCTAATATTTCTTTGCCGGGGAAATATGTCGTTTTAATGCCTAATGTCGACTACGTCGGAATTTCCCATAGGATTGAGGAAGAAGGGGAAAGGAAAAGGCTTCAGGAAATTGTGAAAGAATTAAAACCTGATGGTATGGGGATAATTGTCAGAACAGCTGCATTAGAGGCGACAGAACAGCAAATGCGGGAGGATTTAGACGAATTAATTCGCTTGTATGAGAAAATACAAAAAGATTTTCAAAATGCTCCCCTTCCTTCTTTGATATACAAAGAAGAGGATTTTGCAATTAAGTATTTGAGGGATTTGCTTTCTGATGAGGTAGATGAAATTGTGGTAAACGACAAAGAAGAGTATGAGAACATAAAAAGATATTTAAAAAATGTAGGAAAGGAAAATATTTCAGTTACTTATGAAGAAGGAGACTTAATGGGGATTTATGGAGCAGATTTTCAAGTTGAGAAATTGTTAGAAAAAAAGGTATGGTTAAAAAGTGGAGGTTTTGTAATAATAGACCAAACAGAAGCTCTTACTGTAATTGATGTAAACACAGGAAAGTACGTAGGAAAATCTTCTTTAGAGGAGACAATATACAAGACCAATCTTGAAGCAGCAGAAGAAATTGCCCTGCAGCTTAAGTTAAGAGATATTGGTGGAATAATTATTATTGACTTTATAGACATGAAAAATGAAAATTTTAGAAAGGATTTGCTGGAGTTTTTCAAAAAAGAACTCCAAAAAGACAGGACAAAATGCAGTGTATTAGGGTATACTCAATTAGGGCTTGTTGAGATGACAAGAAAAAGAGTGAGGTCGCAAGTAGGCTCATACCTTAAAGAAAAATGCCCTATATGTGAAGGGGAAGGGATGGTTTATTCAACTGAGTACATCTACAAAAGATTAAGGAATAATATAGAGAGAGTGTTGCGACATATAAAAGTGCGAAAAATCTACATAAAAGGGAATGATAAAGTTGTTAAAATCGCGGCAGAAAAGGAAATTGTAAAATTTTACAAAGAGAAATTTAATGTAGATCTCGAAGTTGTTGTTGACAATAACAAAAAATATGGCCATTTTGAGATAGAATTTGAATAA
- the queF gene encoding preQ(1) synthase — translation MTDKYKERRFDTYGYEKIDKEVLESIEYEYPEKNTIVEYITNEFSSVCPWTGLPDNAKLTIRYIPSKKLVELKSLKYYLTSYRNVGILQEHAINRILDDLVELLQPKFMEVIGEFQERGGIATRIVAKYEKEK, via the coding sequence TTGACAGATAAATATAAAGAGAGAAGATTTGACACTTACGGTTATGAAAAGATTGACAAAGAAGTTTTAGAATCTATTGAATATGAATACCCTGAAAAAAATACTATTGTGGAATATATCACTAATGAATTTTCTTCTGTTTGTCCTTGGACAGGATTACCTGATAATGCAAAGCTTACTATAAGATATATACCTTCGAAAAAGCTTGTAGAGCTTAAATCCTTAAAATATTATCTTACATCCTATAGAAACGTGGGCATATTGCAAGAACATGCTATAAATAGAATTTTAGATGACTTAGTTGAACTTCTACAGCCAAAATTTATGGAAGTAATAGGTGAGTTTCAAGAAAGAGGTGGAATAGCCACGAGAATTGTGGCAAAATATGAAAAAGAAAAGTAG
- a CDS encoding QueT transporter family protein, whose translation MSKKRMKDLAEIALVAAIYFVLTVTFSSISFLPIQFRIGEVTKSIVVFNKKYAISMMIGNFFANLFSPFAGAMELIFMPLSNLIGCTIGYYIGRLTHKLVGAVFVALWIAASVGITLNVSANIPFIPTFLSVGLAEVVLLVTGYFLFFTIEKKGVVKFDR comes from the coding sequence GTGTCTAAAAAAAGAATGAAAGATCTAGCAGAAATCGCTCTCGTTGCGGCAATTTATTTTGTACTGACAGTTACATTTTCTTCCATTTCATTTTTGCCTATCCAGTTCCGAATAGGTGAAGTTACAAAATCCATTGTAGTATTCAATAAAAAATACGCCATTTCCATGATGATAGGAAATTTTTTTGCAAATTTGTTTAGTCCATTTGCTGGTGCAATGGAACTCATTTTTATGCCTCTTTCAAACTTGATTGGCTGTACAATTGGATACTACATTGGAAGACTTACCCATAAATTGGTAGGTGCTGTATTTGTAGCTCTTTGGATTGCAGCATCAGTGGGAATCACCTTAAATGTCTCTGCCAATATACCATTTATTCCAACCTTCTTAAGCGTAGGATTGGCTGAAGTTGTGCTTCTTGTAACTGGATATTTTTTGTTTTTTACAATCGAAAAGAAAGGAGTTGTGAAATTTGACAGATAA
- a CDS encoding LapA family protein: protein MKGQYYNILALIFAILVAIFAISNAGPVDISFLYWHYSISQALVILLSAAIGAIIVGIIGVFGQIRYSVTIKGLNNRIKELEKEKEELNQKVMELQSCKLTENKNEEMAKHDKEEKSTQQAT from the coding sequence GTGAAGGGACAGTATTATAACATATTAGCTTTGATATTTGCGATTTTGGTAGCTATTTTTGCTATTTCCAATGCTGGTCCTGTTGATATAAGCTTTTTATATTGGCATTATTCAATTTCTCAAGCATTGGTGATTTTGCTGTCAGCGGCTATTGGCGCAATAATTGTAGGCATAATTGGTGTTTTTGGGCAAATTCGATATAGTGTCACAATAAAAGGACTCAACAATAGGATAAAAGAATTGGAAAAAGAAAAAGAAGAATTAAATCAAAAGGTTATGGAATTGCAAAGTTGTAAGTTAACTGAGAATAAAAATGAGGAAATGGCAAAACATGATAAGGAAGAGAAAAGTACCCAGCAGGCTACCTAA
- the rplU gene encoding 50S ribosomal protein L21, with protein MYAIIETGGKQYMVREGDVVMVEKLNYLEGEVFSFDKVLAVSNEDGKVEFGRPYLENVKVNAKVLEHGKGPKIRVFKYKPKKNYRRRQGHRQPYTKVQIEKIVQ; from the coding sequence ATGTACGCAATAATTGAAACTGGCGGAAAACAGTATATGGTCCGTGAAGGCGACGTTGTTATGGTGGAAAAATTGAATTACCTAGAAGGAGAAGTTTTTTCTTTTGACAAAGTATTGGCTGTGTCTAATGAAGATGGCAAAGTGGAATTTGGCAGACCATATTTGGAAAATGTTAAGGTGAATGCCAAGGTTTTAGAGCATGGAAAAGGGCCAAAGATAAGGGTTTTCAAGTACAAGCCAAAGAAAAATTATAGAAGAAGACAAGGGCACCGTCAGCCTTATACAAAAGTTCAGATTGAAAAAATTGTTCAGTAA
- a CDS encoding ribosomal-processing cysteine protease Prp, with product MIQVEIFRDSKGDICRFSIVGHAGYDEYGKDIVCSAVSAISQTAILGLEALKTVKIKKKIKSGDLWVEIIEKGFLEDNIRLKAILDTMVLGLKDIEKDYGKYLKVVDRRCEG from the coding sequence ATGATACAGGTAGAGATATTTAGAGATTCAAAAGGAGATATCTGCAGGTTTTCTATAGTGGGACATGCTGGCTACGATGAATACGGAAAAGACATCGTATGTTCGGCTGTTTCCGCGATTTCTCAGACGGCGATTTTAGGTTTAGAGGCTTTAAAAACGGTGAAGATAAAAAAGAAAATAAAAAGCGGAGATTTATGGGTGGAGATTATAGAAAAAGGCTTTTTAGAGGATAATATAAGGTTAAAAGCTATTTTGGATACAATGGTTTTGGGACTTAAAGATATTGAAAAAGACTATGGAAAGTATTTAAAGGTAGTAGATAGGAGGTGTGAAGGATGA
- the rpmA gene encoding 50S ribosomal protein L27, which translates to MKLQLFAHKKGVGSSRNGRDSEAKRLGVKRADGQYVLAGNILVRQRGTKIHPGVNVGRGKDDTLFALIDGYVTFERKGRDKKQVSVYPERKVAQS; encoded by the coding sequence ATGAAGCTTCAACTTTTTGCTCACAAAAAAGGTGTTGGAAGTTCTCGAAACGGCCGTGACAGCGAAGCAAAGCGCCTTGGAGTAAAAAGAGCGGATGGACAATATGTTTTGGCAGGAAATATCCTTGTAAGACAGAGAGGGACTAAAATACATCCTGGTGTCAATGTAGGAAGAGGAAAAGACGATACACTTTTTGCTTTGATCGATGGATATGTAACTTTTGAAAGAAAAGGCCGTGACAAAAAGCAGGTAAGTGTTTACCCAGAGAGAAAAGTTGCGCAAAGTTAA
- a CDS encoding Spo0B domain-containing protein: MASDAEILIEYIKKRRHEILNDLQVVLGYAQLGKYDKVIEHLRITIENLNKDREIFNFDNVEDIVKNIKG, from the coding sequence ATGGCATCGGATGCTGAGATATTGATTGAGTACATAAAGAAAAGAAGACATGAGATATTAAATGATTTGCAAGTTGTATTGGGGTACGCTCAGCTTGGCAAATACGACAAAGTGATTGAGCATCTTCGCATCACCATTGAAAATCTTAACAAAGACAGGGAAATATTTAATTTTGACAATGTAGAAGATATAGTAAAAAACATAAAAGGCTAA
- the obgE gene encoding GTPase ObgE — translation MFIDTARIYIKAGDGGNGVISFRREKYVAYGGPDGGDGGKGGDVIFVADPNLSTLLDFKYRRKYIAQNGENGRGKNQYGKNGEDLYIKVPVGTLIINDETGEIIADLVKPNQKAIVLRGGKGGRGNAKFATPTMKTPRFAESGEKGREMWVRLELKLLADVGLIGFPNAGKSTLLASCTRARPKIANYPFTTLNPNLGVVEHKGKSFVMADIPGLIEGAHRGEGLGHDFLRHIERTKMLIHVVDVSASEGRNPVEDFEKINEELKLYSERLLTLPQIVAANKIDIESGKQNYPNFEKEIRQKGFDVYPISALTREGIDKLLDKAIEILSSIPVEEAAEVPEVIVYTPPKEEETLNIEVKGNTYYLSGTKIDKLLKRVNLQDEHSLKYFEMLLRKSGVLDALKEKGFKDGDVINVRDFEFEYYE, via the coding sequence GTGTTTATAGATACTGCAAGGATATACATAAAAGCTGGTGATGGAGGAAACGGAGTTATATCTTTTAGAAGGGAAAAGTACGTAGCTTATGGAGGTCCAGATGGAGGAGATGGCGGAAAAGGCGGGGATGTAATATTTGTTGCAGACCCGAATTTATCTACTCTTTTAGATTTTAAGTATAGAAGAAAATACATAGCTCAAAATGGCGAAAATGGAAGGGGCAAAAATCAATATGGCAAAAACGGTGAAGATTTATACATAAAAGTGCCAGTAGGCACCTTGATAATTAACGATGAAACGGGAGAAATTATAGCTGACCTTGTAAAACCAAATCAAAAAGCTATTGTGCTAAGAGGTGGAAAAGGCGGGAGAGGTAATGCCAAATTTGCTACGCCTACCATGAAAACTCCTCGTTTTGCTGAAAGCGGCGAAAAGGGGAGAGAAATGTGGGTAAGGTTGGAGCTAAAACTTCTCGCTGATGTAGGATTGATTGGATTTCCTAATGCAGGCAAATCTACACTCCTTGCCAGTTGTACAAGAGCAAGGCCTAAGATTGCTAATTATCCTTTTACGACTTTGAACCCTAATTTGGGCGTTGTAGAACACAAAGGTAAGTCTTTTGTGATGGCAGATATTCCTGGTTTGATTGAAGGTGCTCATAGAGGCGAGGGATTAGGACACGACTTTTTAAGACACATTGAAAGGACAAAGATGCTTATACACGTCGTGGATGTGTCTGCCAGTGAAGGAAGAAACCCAGTAGAAGACTTTGAAAAGATAAACGAAGAGCTTAAATTATACAGTGAAAGATTGCTTACTTTGCCGCAAATAGTTGCTGCTAATAAAATTGACATAGAGAGCGGGAAACAAAATTACCCAAATTTTGAAAAAGAGATCAGACAAAAAGGTTTCGATGTATATCCCATATCTGCTCTGACAAGAGAAGGTATTGACAAACTTTTAGATAAAGCGATAGAGATTCTTTCTTCCATTCCTGTGGAGGAGGCAGCGGAAGTCCCAGAAGTTATAGTTTATACACCACCTAAAGAGGAGGAAACACTTAATATAGAAGTCAAAGGAAATACTTATTATCTCAGTGGAACTAAAATTGACAAACTTTTAAAAAGAGTTAATTTGCAAGATGAACATTCTCTTAAGTATTTTGAAATGCTTCTTAGAAAAAGCGGAGTGCTCGATGCTCTTAAAGAAAAAGGCTTTAAAGATGGCGATGTCATAAACGTAAGGGATTTTGAATTTGAATATTATGAGTAA
- the nadD gene encoding nicotinate-nucleotide adenylyltransferase, translating into MERELKLGIMGGTFDPIHYGHLVTAEAVRFEFGLDKVIFVPAGNPPHKIKRKVTDKKHRYLMTILATITNPFFEVSTIEIDSEGYTYTIDTIKEFKKIYGEKTQLYFITGADAVLEILNWKSADELLKLCHFVAATRPGIEGNRIDEELNKIKEIYGKIIYKVTVPSLAISSTDIRKRVAEGRPIKYLLPESVERYIQKYGLYKEDDNYGL; encoded by the coding sequence TTGGAGAGAGAACTAAAGCTTGGGATAATGGGAGGTACTTTTGACCCTATTCATTACGGGCACCTTGTCACTGCTGAGGCGGTGAGGTTTGAATTTGGGTTGGACAAAGTGATTTTTGTTCCAGCGGGTAATCCGCCTCATAAAATAAAGCGAAAAGTGACAGACAAAAAGCATAGGTATTTAATGACTATACTTGCTACAATAACAAATCCATTTTTTGAGGTATCTACAATTGAAATTGACAGTGAAGGTTATACTTATACTATTGATACCATCAAAGAATTTAAAAAAATTTATGGGGAGAAAACTCAACTTTATTTTATAACAGGAGCAGATGCAGTACTGGAAATTTTAAATTGGAAAAGTGCTGACGAACTTTTGAAACTTTGCCATTTTGTTGCTGCTACAAGGCCGGGGATTGAGGGAAATAGGATAGATGAAGAATTGAATAAAATTAAAGAGATATATGGAAAAATTATTTATAAAGTCACAGTTCCTTCGTTAGCCATTTCTTCTACTGATATCAGAAAAAGAGTGGCAGAGGGAAGGCCTATTAAATATTTGCTTCCAGAATCTGTAGAAAGATATATACAAAAATATGGTTTGTACAAAGAGGATGACAATTATGGCTTATGA
- the yqeK gene encoding bis(5'-nucleosyl)-tetraphosphatase (symmetrical) YqeK, translating into MAYDIELIKNKLRSLLDEERYLHSIGVMETAIHLAKKYDANVEKAQVAGLLHDCAKGYSDEELLKFAQRYEIEVDEVLKHAPFLLHGPVGAYLAEEIFGIKDPEVKRAIALHTTGDVNMTLLDEIIFLADYIEPNRDFKGVEELRRLAKENLDLALLKSFDSTICYVIERGLLLYEKTVKARNYILLKLGSGEK; encoded by the coding sequence ATGGCTTATGACATAGAACTTATAAAAAACAAATTAAGGAGTTTGTTGGATGAAGAAAGGTATTTACACTCTATAGGTGTTATGGAAACAGCAATACACCTTGCGAAAAAATATGATGCTAATGTAGAAAAGGCGCAAGTTGCAGGTTTGTTGCACGATTGTGCTAAAGGTTATTCTGATGAGGAACTTTTAAAATTTGCTCAAAGATATGAAATTGAAGTAGATGAAGTTTTAAAACATGCGCCTTTTCTTTTACACGGTCCTGTAGGGGCGTATTTAGCAGAGGAAATTTTTGGAATAAAAGATCCAGAGGTGAAAAGAGCTATTGCCCTTCATACTACTGGTGATGTTAATATGACACTTTTGGATGAAATAATATTTCTTGCGGATTATATAGAGCCCAATAGAGATTTTAAAGGGGTAGAGGAATTAAGGCGATTAGCAAAGGAAAACTTAGACCTTGCTTTGTTAAAGTCTTTTGATAGTACAATTTGTTATGTTATAGAGAGGGGACTACTTCTTTATGAAAAAACAGTAAAAGCTCGAAATTATATTCTTTTGAAACTTGGGAGTGGAGAAAAATGA